The genome window aagttttgtgtTATTAAATGGCTTTGCTCATGAATACTAATACTAGATGTAGCCCAGGcagtttttaatggaaaaattattGGGATTCTAAATTTCTaattggctgaaaaaaaaaatggactttAGAAATATCCATGAAGCATCAAAATTTTCCCAGTTTGTTACTACAGGCACAGTAGATCTTGAGAAACATTTGTATAGGCAAAAGTACATGTTGATACTGTCTCAGTGTACATTTCCTCTTGGAATAACTCTTTCTAATCTTTGATCGTGTTGAAATTCAGATGCATTTCACTGAAACGGTTGCATCTGAGGTTTAGATGTGGACAAGTTCCCTCCGCTGCTTAAATTTGTGTTGTCTTCCCTCATCCCCATACCTTTCTTTTAAGAGTCCACTGTTGGcttctcttaattttttttggtcaaGATAAATATGTGtagttttcaaagcagaaaacttGTTTGTGGGGATAACAAATACTTGCATGAGATTGTGAACTTATGTAAATCTGCAAATTAATGTACTTCTCGCTTGTCTAATGTTTCTGTGCTGGAAAACTCAGAAGTCCTTGGAAACCGAAGATTTCTTTCAAGCTGAAAAAGTAAGGAACCTTCATCCAATGTTTGAAGATTGCCACCATGACATCTGCTTCCTTTTAGTTTTGTCATTCTGCTAGATTGAGATGAGATGACAAGAAGTATGCTGGCGACtgccttttgtttatttgcctGTAGCTAAGTAGCAACAGAAACAGTAGCCACTTGGGtattctgttgttgtttttgcaggTTCAAACGCTGTACTACTCAGCTGATCACAAGCTGCTTGATGGAAATCTGCTAGATGGACAGGCTGAGGTGTATGGCAGTGATGATGACCACATTCAGTTTGTGCAGGTACAAATTGCAGACAGACTGAGGTAACCCCAGATAGACTGGAGCAGTTTACAGCAACCTGAAGTCTTGGATACAGTAGCAGAGGAAGTAACTGTAATGGTGAAATACAGGACCAGAAAGTCTATCTTGATCAAAACTGCTTGGTGGCAATGATTTAGACTTTGCTGCTGGGTTTACATCAGTTTCCTTCAGACTGACTCAAAGTGAGCCTTTGCAAAACAGCACTTCACGTTGGGTGGTTTGACTTCAAAATAGATCTTAGGCtgttaggaagaagaaaagatagaGAAGCTGTAGCAGATCAGTTGCAGCTTAGTAGGGATGTGTAGGAAATCATCTCCaagatgctggaaaaaaaaatcatcactgTCTGCATGACATGTGATTTTCTTGTTCATGAGAATGAGATGCATCTGTTAAAGTCTCAGCACAGAAAAGTATTCCAGACATAGGTTCTaatcctgcagctgccagcatctgtttcttttgttcagcTGTATTGAGAACTTgcaagagaaattttaaaaagcagcagtaaataatttctgatCTTGAGAGAGATGATGCTTTGAGTGTACAAATCAGTCGTGTACTTTTtgagaaaaatccttttaaaaaaaaaaaaagctttttataacAAAGACTCTCTATTTCAGGAACTTGAATCCAGCTTTTTAGAAACTTCAGGCAGCCACAAGAAAGTGAAAAACCCACAGACAATGAATTTGGAATAACCGATTATAAAATTTTTGAGTTAATTAATGTTGCAATTTCTGTGATTATTAAGGCAatctaaggaaaagaaaacaaggtttGAACTGAGTGAAgatttagaaataagaaaaacgCTATCCACAAGCGAATTGCTTTTCATGCTGAGCCAAGTACAGCTGCTAAACTGTACTGTAAGGTTATCTATGAGTGGTGTATTCTGGAAATCTTAACGatagtttccatagaaatcaGACTGCAAGGAACTGCACAGGCACCATAAACTTTGGTATTGAGGTTGTAATCTTTGCACATAAACAGAATAGGCAAGGATTTTAACTTCCATGTTTGGTTTTCACTATTTAGAAAAAGCCTGAACAACCCAGACAACTCAGTGTAGtctgaaatgtgaaattttggCTTTTCTTGATGTAGCAAAGTAATGTAAACCACAGTACAAATtgactgaagaagaaaaggaagcagaaatctTGCATTAGTGGGAAGTATCAAGGGAGTTGGCTTTTCCAAGAAAGCTAATCtgaacacagagcagaaatgagatgaaattaatttgttttcagggAGTGAAGAGGATAGTTAATTCACTTCCAAATAGCTTTATACATTTAACTTCCAGATACGGTTTTTGAGTGAGGTGTTTAGTTTGTAAGTCAGTTGTCTCAAATTGAAGTGGATTTTTCCTTCGGTTTGAAAATCCTGCTAGTGATGCATATTGTCCAggaatttgaaattatttctggtTGCACAGCAGGAATACAAAGGTGCAATCAAAAGATGAAATGAGTACCAAGCTAAGATGTAGGGTGGCCTTGGCCGCTGTTTCTGAGTAGGCAAGGTACTCTGTTTAGGTGCACTATAAATGGTGCTCTGCCTAGGTAGTAGTAGAAGTGTTCTCTTGAGTAGTTCTGTGTTAGCTCAGAGAGGCAAAGGTAGAACGAGGTGCAGTCTCTGGATAGGTTTCTGTAGCTGCCTTTTGATTTTGCAGAAGAAGCCGCCACGTGAGAATGATCACAAGCAGATAAGTAGCAGCTCCTCTGGAAGTCTTTCTCCAAGTGCTACTGTTCAGAGTCCTAAACATGAATGGAAAATCATTGCTTCAGAGAAAACTTCAAGTGAGTATCAGTGCAAGCGGGGAGATTGTCTAAGATGCATTATGTAcctgctccctcccaccctCCAGGGATTCCACGTCTGTGAAAGTGTTCTTTCTCATTGGTGATTTGAATCAAGTAATCTGCCCAGTAATTTGTGGCCTGTTTCTAACAGAACGGGCCAAGCTGGGATCACCGACGTTTTGATTACATATCCACTGGGACATCTGAAGTCCCGTAGTATATACAGCACGATCCAGAAAGTCCTGAGGAGATGGGCAGTCTGGTTAACAGAGCTATTTGGTGTGTATTGGAGAAGACTCCTGCCATTGCTTTAGATAGCTGTTGTATGTGCTATTAGCACTGTGTTAGTTACCTAAAAccagtgtttttcagtaacCGGGCTAACACTTGAAACTAATAACCATAAAAAATAGTGTGAAAGAATCCTTACACTTAAAAGGAGAGAAGCATAGTCAAAAGAACCTAGATGGCAGTCATTTATACTGgtcttcctttctgttctccttGTTCTCACAGGTAACACCTACCTGTGTCTGGCTGTTCTGGACAGCGTGCTGTGTGTGATCTTCCTGCATGGCCGTAGCAGCCCTCAGAGCTCCCCCACAAGCACGCCACGcctgctgaagagtctgagTTTTGAGCTGCAGCCAAACGATGTTATAGAGAAGCCCATGTCTCCCATGCAGTATGCTCGATCGGGGTTGGGCACGGCTGAGCTTAATGGCAAGCTAATTGCTGCAGgtaaaataaacagcaacagttcttttgaataaaaaaaacctgcttgATCTGGGGGACTCGGGAAACAAATGAAGCGGTGGGTCTTTGGCAATTTGATACCATTTAACGTTTTGCCTTTCCGGTTAGGTGGCTATAACAGAGAGGAGTGTTTGCGTACGGTAGAATGCTATGATCCACAGAAGGACAGTTGGACTTTCATTGCACCCATGAGAACACCCAGAGCTCGGTTCCAAATGGCAGTTTTAATGGTGCGTGGAGATTACATGAAATGTTGAAATTATGTAAATGTAGGTGGGACAAATATTGCAAGTTTCATAAAATGGTAACAAAAGTCGATTAATGGTCTTTTCAAGGTTAGTAGAGTGATGATGAGTTGAATTGTTGTCTGCTTGTAAATGAAACAGGAATTTGTGCTTTCCACTTAGGGGCAGCTGTATGTTGTAGGTGGGTCAAATGGTCACTCGGATGACTTGAGCTGTGGGGAAATGTATGAGCCAGAAATAGATGACTGGACTCCTGTTCCGGAACTGAGAACCAATCGCTGCAACGCAGGTAATCGATCTGCAGCTCATCTacagcttctgttttttctttattaatttaataGCTTACTTACTCTTATTTCCTGTATAAATAGGAGTGTGTGCCCTGAATGGAAAACTGTACATTGTTGGTGGTTCAGATCCTTATGGCCAAAAGGGACTTAAGAACTGTGATGTGTTTGATCCCATAACAAAATCTTGGACAAGCTGTGCTCCCCTCAATATCCGTAAGTTTGCTGTGCAGTTTgtgagggaggggaaggagactGTAGATTCAAAGCAGCTGAAacttgcaggttttttttctgttgttgttgttatggCATGCTGTTAGCGCAGGGCTTCTGTGCTGAGCTTGTAACTTGTGGCGTTTGCTCACAGGGAGACATCAGTCTGCAGTGTGTGAGCTGGGGGGCCACCTGTACATCATTGGTGGGGCGGAGTCATGGAACTGCCTAAGCAGTGTGGAGCGCTACAATCCCGAGAACAATACCTGGACCCTGATGGCACCCATGAATGTGGCTCGGAGGGGAGCTGGAGTGGCTGTGCACGATGGTAAGCACCTGGGGGCTTAAGCAACCTCATTCACTTTGTGAATTTGTCTTGAAACAATATAGGAAGAACCTAGCTATGCCTTCAATTGATTAAAAACTATAACGAGAAAAATAAAGAGCCTTTATTTTTAGGAGCATCAGCTCtgtcctttcttttcagaatatcACACTGCAGCTTCCAGACTGCATCTGTTTGAATTTAGGTGttggaaattatttcagagcCATCAGCTCTAATGATCAGGAGAGCCCAGCTGATTGTTGTTGTGACTTCAGATCTTGAACAAAGTGAAGGTTTCTGACAGGAAACCTCGAGCTCTTTTATTTCGGTGTGACCTACCTCGAAAAGGGGAGGCTGTGGTTGGAAAAATAGAGGGTGCTTGAAACTCTT of Numida meleagris isolate 19003 breed g44 Domestic line chromosome 7, NumMel1.0, whole genome shotgun sequence contains these proteins:
- the IVNS1ABP gene encoding influenza virus NS1A-binding protein, producing the protein MIPNGYLMFEDENFIESSVAKLNALRKSGQFCDVRLQVCGHEMLAHRAVLACCSPYLFEIFNSDSDSHGISHVKFDDLNPDAVEVLLNYAYTAQLKADKELVKDVYSAAKKLKMERVKQVCGDYLLSKIDVQSCISYRNFVSCMGDSRLLSKIDGYIQEHLLQISEQEEFLKLPRLKLEVMLEDNVGLPSNGKLYTKVINWVQRSIWENGDSLEDLMEEVQTLYYSADHKLLDGNLLDGQAEVYGSDDDHIQFVQKKPPRENDHKQISSSSSGSLSPSATVQSPKHEWKIIASEKTSSNTYLCLAVLDSVLCVIFLHGRSSPQSSPTSTPRLLKSLSFELQPNDVIEKPMSPMQYARSGLGTAELNGKLIAAGGYNREECLRTVECYDPQKDSWTFIAPMRTPRARFQMAVLMGQLYVVGGSNGHSDDLSCGEMYEPEIDDWTPVPELRTNRCNAGVCALNGKLYIVGGSDPYGQKGLKNCDVFDPITKSWTSCAPLNIRRHQSAVCELGGHLYIIGGAESWNCLSSVERYNPENNTWTLMAPMNVARRGAGVAVHDGKLFVGGGFDGSHAVSCVEMYDPAKNEWKMMGNMTTPRSNAGITTVANTIYAVGGFDGNEFLNTVEVYNPESNEWSPYTKIYKF